Proteins encoded by one window of Chthoniobacterales bacterium:
- a CDS encoding PDZ domain-containing protein, translating to MFIAVEVILIFNLMILVHELGHFLAARWRGLVVEKFAIWFGKPIWKKTINGVEYRLGSIPAGGFVAIPQLAPMEIMEGEVETDRSKLPPVKPIDKIIVAAAGPLFSFLLAVLIATIVWVVGRPIGEGEMTTKIGYVLPDGPAAKAGLRAGDTILSVNGAPVSQFSPAGNGRGSIVWNVVRSEAPLIPVRYERDGKVTTADIEPIAPARNGWGRTSLRSIGIAPAITPRIARVLPGSAEAAAGFEAGDFIVKADGQPVLGLFQLEDLLKSSPAPVPVTIDRNGQLLEKQLPPLAARVGTVSKDSPALAAGLQKDDVITAANGQPVRDLTSFSALVQKSAGAPISLTVDRAGKSFDVTLRPQVPEGDTAYRVGILWNLGGIQWDADGRLDRVHPNPVQQVVGSATTMWDTLTAVLF from the coding sequence TTGTTCATCGCCGTTGAGGTCATCCTCATTTTCAACCTGATGATTCTGGTCCACGAACTGGGCCATTTTCTCGCTGCTCGCTGGCGTGGTCTCGTCGTGGAGAAGTTCGCGATCTGGTTCGGCAAGCCGATCTGGAAGAAGACCATCAATGGCGTGGAATACCGCCTCGGCTCGATTCCCGCCGGCGGCTTCGTCGCCATCCCGCAACTCGCCCCGATGGAGATCATGGAAGGCGAGGTCGAGACCGACCGCTCAAAGCTTCCGCCCGTGAAGCCGATCGACAAGATCATTGTCGCCGCCGCCGGCCCCCTCTTCAGCTTCCTGCTCGCCGTCCTCATCGCCACCATCGTCTGGGTGGTCGGCCGCCCGATCGGCGAAGGCGAGATGACCACGAAGATCGGCTACGTGCTGCCCGACGGCCCCGCCGCGAAGGCCGGCCTGCGCGCCGGCGACACGATCCTCTCGGTCAACGGCGCGCCCGTCTCGCAATTCAGCCCCGCCGGCAACGGCCGCGGTAGCATCGTCTGGAACGTCGTCCGCAGCGAAGCGCCGCTCATTCCGGTTCGCTACGAGCGCGACGGAAAAGTCACCACCGCCGACATCGAGCCCATCGCTCCGGCTCGCAACGGCTGGGGCCGCACCAGCCTCCGCTCCATCGGCATTGCGCCTGCGATCACACCGCGTATCGCCCGCGTGCTGCCGGGCAGCGCGGAAGCCGCCGCCGGCTTCGAGGCCGGAGATTTCATCGTGAAGGCCGATGGGCAGCCCGTCCTCGGCCTGTTCCAGCTCGAGGATCTTCTGAAATCCTCGCCAGCGCCCGTTCCCGTCACGATCGATCGTAATGGCCAGTTGCTCGAGAAGCAGCTCCCGCCGCTCGCAGCCCGCGTCGGCACCGTATCGAAGGACAGCCCGGCCCTCGCCGCCGGCCTGCAGAAGGACGACGTCATCACCGCCGCAAACGGCCAGCCCGTGCGCGACCTCACGAGCTTCAGCGCCCTCGTCCAGAAGAGCGCCGGCGCGCCGATTTCCCTCACGGTCGACCGGGCCGGCAAGTCCTTCGACGTCACGCTGCGTCCGCAGGTGCCCGAGGGCGACACCGCCTACCGCGTGGGCATTCTCTGGAACCTCGGCGGCATCCAATGGGACGCCGACGGCCGCCTCGACCGTGTGCATCCGAATCCCGTCCAGCAGGTCGTCGGCAGCGCCACGACGATGTGGGACACGCTCACCGCGGTGCTCTTC
- a CDS encoding helix-turn-helix domain-containing protein, with translation MNSRRKPPAPSVMNPACRSREVLDRIADKWTALIIHTLADGTKRHSEIQRQISGVSQKMLTQTLRSLENDGLVTRTVHPVVPPKVEYALTPLGRSLIEPLEAICVWAEKHLPELEAARARNR, from the coding sequence ATGAACTCCCGCCGCAAGCCCCCCGCCCCTTCGGTGATGAATCCCGCCTGCCGCTCGCGCGAGGTGCTCGATCGCATCGCCGACAAGTGGACGGCCCTCATCATCCATACGCTGGCCGATGGCACGAAGCGTCACAGCGAAATCCAGCGCCAGATTTCCGGCGTCTCGCAGAAGATGCTCACCCAGACGCTGCGCAGCCTGGAAAACGATGGACTGGTGACGCGCACGGTGCACCCGGTCGTTCCGCCGAAGGTCGAATATGCCCTCACGCCCCTCGGTCGCAGTCTCATCGAGCCGTTGGAGGCGATCTGCGTCTGGGCCGAGAAGCATCTCCCCGAGCTCGAGGCCGCCCGTGCCCGCAATCGCTGA
- a CDS encoding trypsin-like peptidase domain-containing protein: MRINQEFQGPRGADLLPVRHEGVAASGDRRSSPVDDASLLDSYSQAVMNAVEKVAPSVVNIEIRQVVNDGRRSREAGGSGSGFVIARDGFILTNSHVVHGASRIDVSLSDGRHYPAALIGDDPDTDLAVIRIDAPSLTHAELGESAAVRVGQLAIAIGNPFGFQATVTAGVVSALGRSLRAQSGRMIDNVLQTDAALNPGNSGGPLVDSRGVVIGVNTAIIRPAQGICFATAIDTAKFIAGWLIKEGKFRRAYIGVGGQDVPLHRRVVLFHKLPVETGVLVVSIEPGSPAEAAGLVIGDVIVGYNEHPVASIADLHKLLLGREIGVPARLTISRHTQKLLLPITPRESAPSPEPAAR; the protein is encoded by the coding sequence ATGAGAATCAACCAGGAGTTCCAAGGGCCGAGGGGAGCAGATCTGCTGCCCGTGCGGCATGAAGGCGTGGCGGCCTCGGGCGATCGGCGCTCGTCACCCGTCGACGACGCGTCGTTGCTCGACAGCTATTCGCAGGCCGTCATGAACGCCGTGGAAAAGGTCGCGCCCTCGGTGGTGAACATCGAGATCCGGCAGGTCGTGAACGACGGTCGGCGCTCCCGTGAGGCCGGCGGCAGCGGTTCGGGCTTCGTCATTGCGCGCGACGGTTTCATTCTCACGAACAGCCACGTCGTGCATGGCGCAAGCCGCATCGACGTCTCGCTCTCCGACGGTCGGCACTACCCGGCCGCGCTCATCGGCGACGATCCCGACACGGATCTGGCCGTCATTCGCATCGACGCGCCGAGTCTCACCCACGCGGAGCTTGGCGAGTCCGCGGCGGTGCGCGTCGGGCAGCTCGCCATCGCCATCGGCAATCCCTTTGGTTTCCAGGCCACCGTCACGGCGGGCGTCGTGAGCGCCCTTGGGCGCTCGCTGCGCGCGCAGTCCGGCCGCATGATCGACAATGTGCTCCAGACCGACGCGGCGCTGAACCCCGGCAACTCCGGCGGTCCGCTCGTGGATTCGCGGGGCGTGGTGATCGGCGTGAACACCGCCATCATCCGGCCGGCGCAGGGCATTTGCTTCGCCACCGCCATCGACACGGCGAAGTTCATTGCGGGCTGGCTGATCAAGGAAGGCAAATTCCGCCGGGCCTACATCGGCGTGGGCGGGCAGGACGTGCCGCTGCACCGCCGGGTGGTCCTCTTTCACAAGCTGCCCGTGGAGACCGGCGTGCTGGTGGTCTCGATCGAGCCGGGCAGCCCGGCGGAAGCCGCGGGTCTGGTGATCGGCGACGTCATTGTCGGCTACAACGAGCACCCGGTCGCGAGCATCGCCGATTTGCACAAGCTGCTGCTCGGCCGCGAAATCGGCGTGCCGGCGCGGCTCACGATCTCCCGCCATACCCAGAAACTCTTGCTCCCGATCACGCCGCGGGAGTCCGCGCCGTCGCCGGAACCGGCGGCCCGCTGA
- the trxA gene encoding thioredoxin has translation MNPSEPLNIDEASFDRAVLQSPIPVLVDFWAPWCGPCKMIAPLLDEIARENSGAIRVAKVNVDDHPALAAKFGVRSIPTLLVFADGALKDTIVGLTSKQTLLGRVAAVAA, from the coding sequence ATGAATCCATCCGAACCACTCAATATCGATGAAGCCAGCTTCGACCGCGCGGTCCTCCAGTCGCCCATCCCGGTGCTGGTCGACTTCTGGGCGCCCTGGTGCGGCCCCTGCAAGATGATCGCACCCCTGCTCGACGAGATTGCCCGGGAAAACTCCGGCGCGATCCGCGTGGCCAAGGTCAACGTCGACGACCACCCCGCCCTCGCGGCGAAGTTCGGCGTGCGGTCCATTCCCACGCTGCTGGTCTTTGCCGACGGCGCGTTGAAGGACACGATCGTCGGGCTCACCAGCAAGCAGACGCTCCTGGGCAGGGTCGCCGCAGTCGCGGCCTGA
- a CDS encoding GDSL-type esterase/lipase family protein: MATPFFTRSRAAGLAVLALFVQAVAASPTLWIIGDSTVKNGVKGPRGWGEEIAEFFDPAKIRIQNRALGGRSSRTYLTEGLWEQVRAQLRPGDFVLMQFGHNDGGNVEKDISPGRPPRASLRGNGEETVITGAPGKRETVHTYGWYLRKFIADTKAAGALPIVLSMVPRNDWKDAKVIRVTDSYGKWAAEAARQGGAEFIDLNRIVADRYDQLGAGKVKAFFPDEHTHTNREGAKFNVACVVQGIREAKDCPLSATLRPPGQPRVMENLGRGVVAIHQSDGHVFVNWRLLATDPDGTAFNVYRAAGDDAPVRLNDAPLTRQTCFTDTAPQFARESAYFVRPVIDGVEGREKGVFRLPANSPARPYLSVPLQTPPGYTPNDASVGDLNGDGEYEIVLHQAGRSHDNSQPGVTDPPILQAYKLDGTLLWTVHLGKNIREGAHYTQFIVYDLDGDGRAEVACKTADGTIDGQGKVIGDAKADYRNADGYVLSGPEFLTIFDGRTGAALATTNYIPPRHPGNPLHPTADELKAEWGDGYGNRCDRFLACVAYLDGVRPSLVMGRGYYTRTALTAWNWRGGRLSRVWTFDSSEGPEENRKFAGQGNHNLSIADVDGDGRDEIVYGGMCIDDDGRGLYSTGLGHGDALHVTDLDPGRPGLEVFRIQERFDDAGAHMFDAKTGRILWKKPSLAKGPDGEGPARGLAADIDPSHEGAECWVLGAGITGLFDCKGNVISDKAPPTCNFAVWWDGDLLRELLDKNWIAKWNPRTKALDTLLTAEGCASNNGTKATPCLSADILGDWREEVVWRSADNKELRIYTTTIPTNYRLPTLMQDPQYRLGVAWQNVGYNQPPHPSYYLGEGMAKPPRPQIATP, translated from the coding sequence ATGGCGACGCCGTTTTTCACCCGGTCGCGTGCGGCCGGGCTCGCCGTGTTGGCGCTGTTCGTGCAGGCCGTCGCGGCCTCGCCGACGCTTTGGATCATCGGCGACTCGACCGTGAAGAACGGCGTGAAAGGCCCGCGCGGCTGGGGCGAAGAGATTGCGGAGTTTTTTGATCCCGCGAAAATCCGGATTCAAAACCGCGCGCTCGGCGGACGCAGCAGCCGGACCTACCTCACCGAGGGCCTGTGGGAGCAGGTGCGAGCGCAATTGAGGCCGGGGGACTTCGTGCTGATGCAGTTTGGACACAACGACGGCGGAAACGTGGAGAAGGATATCTCTCCCGGCCGCCCGCCGCGCGCGTCGCTGCGGGGTAATGGCGAGGAAACGGTGATCACGGGCGCGCCGGGGAAGCGTGAGACGGTGCACACCTACGGCTGGTATCTGCGGAAGTTTATCGCGGACACGAAGGCCGCCGGTGCGCTGCCGATCGTCCTGTCGATGGTCCCGCGGAACGACTGGAAGGACGCGAAGGTGATCCGTGTGACGGACAGCTATGGAAAATGGGCCGCGGAGGCCGCGCGGCAGGGCGGCGCGGAGTTCATCGATCTCAACCGGATCGTTGCGGATCGCTACGACCAGCTCGGCGCGGGGAAGGTGAAGGCTTTTTTTCCGGACGAACACACGCACACCAACCGGGAGGGCGCGAAATTCAACGTGGCGTGCGTGGTGCAAGGCATCCGCGAGGCGAAGGATTGTCCGCTATCCGCCACGCTCCGGCCGCCGGGGCAGCCGCGGGTGATGGAAAATCTCGGGCGCGGCGTGGTCGCGATTCACCAGAGCGACGGACATGTCTTCGTGAACTGGCGATTGCTCGCCACGGATCCGGACGGCACGGCGTTCAACGTGTATCGCGCGGCTGGCGATGACGCGCCGGTGCGGCTCAACGACGCGCCCCTCACGCGGCAAACCTGTTTCACGGACACCGCTCCGCAGTTTGCCCGGGAGAGCGCGTATTTCGTGCGGCCGGTTATCGACGGCGTGGAGGGCAGGGAAAAGGGAGTCTTTCGATTGCCGGCGAATTCGCCCGCCCGCCCGTATCTCTCCGTGCCATTGCAGACGCCGCCTGGCTACACGCCGAATGACGCGTCGGTCGGCGACCTCAACGGCGACGGGGAATACGAGATCGTTCTCCACCAGGCCGGCCGCAGCCATGACAACTCGCAGCCCGGCGTGACCGATCCTCCGATCCTCCAGGCTTACAAGCTGGATGGCACGCTGCTCTGGACGGTTCACCTCGGCAAAAACATTCGCGAGGGCGCGCACTACACGCAGTTCATCGTCTACGATCTCGACGGCGATGGCCGTGCGGAGGTCGCCTGCAAGACGGCCGACGGCACGATCGACGGACAGGGGAAGGTCATCGGCGACGCAAAGGCGGATTACCGGAACGCCGACGGCTACGTTCTCTCCGGGCCGGAATTTCTCACGATTTTCGACGGACGCACTGGCGCCGCGCTCGCGACCACGAACTACATCCCGCCGCGGCATCCGGGGAATCCGCTTCATCCGACGGCCGACGAATTGAAGGCAGAGTGGGGTGATGGCTACGGGAACCGCTGCGACCGCTTCCTCGCTTGCGTCGCCTATCTCGACGGGGTGCGCCCCAGCCTCGTGATGGGTCGCGGCTACTACACGCGCACGGCGTTGACGGCCTGGAACTGGCGCGGCGGGCGGCTCAGCCGCGTCTGGACTTTCGACAGCAGCGAGGGGCCGGAGGAAAACCGGAAGTTTGCGGGGCAGGGAAACCACAATCTTTCCATCGCGGATGTGGACGGCGACGGCAGGGACGAGATCGTCTACGGCGGAATGTGCATCGATGACGACGGCAGGGGGCTCTATTCGACGGGGCTGGGCCACGGCGACGCGCTTCACGTCACCGATCTCGATCCCGGCCGGCCGGGGCTGGAGGTTTTCCGAATCCAGGAGCGGTTCGACGACGCAGGGGCGCACATGTTCGACGCGAAGACGGGCCGGATCCTCTGGAAAAAACCCTCGCTTGCGAAGGGCCCCGACGGCGAAGGGCCGGCGCGGGGGCTCGCGGCGGACATCGACCCGAGCCACGAGGGAGCCGAGTGCTGGGTCTTGGGCGCGGGTATCACGGGCCTGTTTGACTGCAAGGGCAACGTGATTTCCGACAAGGCGCCGCCGACCTGCAATTTCGCCGTCTGGTGGGATGGCGACCTGCTCCGCGAGCTGCTGGACAAAAACTGGATCGCCAAGTGGAACCCGCGCACGAAAGCCCTGGACACGTTGCTCACCGCGGAAGGATGCGCCTCGAACAACGGCACGAAGGCCACGCCCTGCCTCAGCGCGGACATTCTCGGCGACTGGCGCGAGGAGGTCGTCTGGCGGAGCGCGGACAACAAGGAGCTGCGCATTTATACGACGACCATTCCGACGAATTACCGCCTGCCCACTCTCATGCAGGATCCGCAATACCGGCTCGGCGTCGCGTGGCAGAACGTCGGCTACAACCAGCCGCCGCACCCGAGCTATTATCTGGGCGAAGGCATGGCAAAGCCGCCGCGCCCGCAGATCGCGACACCGTAA
- a CDS encoding L-fucose isomerase yields MNSLPFPIGSLPKIGIRPTIDGRLGGVRESLEDQTMNLAKSVASLLTSTLRHPNGQPVECVIADTCIGGVAEAAACAEKFARAGVGVSLTVTPCWCYGSETMDMDPTIPKAVWGFNGTERPGAVYLAAVLAGHAQKGLPAFGIYGRDVQDGGTQEIPADVQEKLLRFARAGLAVATMRGRAYLAMGGTSMGIAGSVVDPAFFENWLGMRVESVDMTEFVRRMERGIYDKAEYEKALAWVKANCPEGKDYNSPATTRSRATLDAEWETCVKMALIARDLMVGNPKLAEAGFGEEAQGHYALAGGFQGQRQWTDHFPNGDFLEAILTSSFDWNGKRAPYMVATENDALNAASMLFGHLLTNTAQIFADVRTYWSPDAVQRVTGHALTGAAAGGFLHLINSGPAALDGTGQQSLDGQPAMKPFWEISDDEVQKCLGATTWHPSITEYFPGGGWSTRYRTRGGMPTTICRLNLVKGLGPALQIAEGETVELPEEVHAALDERTNPTWPTTWFVPRTTGQGAFRDVYSVMNAWGANHCSLSYGHIGADLIALASMLRIPVYMHNVPGEQVFRPAAWNAFGTAEPESADFRACANFGPLYGRA; encoded by the coding sequence ATGAATTCCCTTCCCTTCCCGATCGGATCTCTCCCGAAAATCGGTATCCGCCCCACGATCGACGGCCGCCTTGGCGGCGTGCGCGAATCGCTTGAAGACCAGACGATGAACCTCGCGAAATCCGTCGCGAGCCTCCTCACCTCCACCCTCCGCCATCCGAACGGCCAGCCCGTCGAGTGCGTGATCGCCGACACCTGCATCGGCGGCGTCGCCGAGGCCGCGGCCTGCGCCGAGAAATTCGCCCGCGCCGGCGTCGGCGTCTCGCTCACCGTCACGCCCTGCTGGTGCTACGGCTCCGAGACGATGGACATGGACCCGACGATTCCGAAAGCCGTCTGGGGCTTCAACGGCACCGAGCGCCCCGGCGCGGTCTATCTCGCCGCCGTGCTCGCCGGCCACGCGCAGAAGGGCCTGCCCGCCTTCGGCATCTACGGCCGCGACGTGCAGGACGGCGGCACCCAGGAAATCCCCGCCGATGTCCAGGAGAAGCTCCTTCGCTTCGCCCGCGCCGGCCTCGCCGTCGCCACCATGCGCGGCCGCGCCTACCTCGCGATGGGCGGCACCTCCATGGGCATCGCCGGCTCCGTCGTCGATCCCGCGTTCTTCGAGAACTGGCTCGGCATGCGCGTCGAGAGCGTGGACATGACCGAGTTCGTCCGCCGCATGGAGCGCGGCATCTACGACAAGGCCGAATACGAAAAAGCCCTCGCCTGGGTGAAGGCGAACTGCCCCGAGGGCAAGGATTACAACTCCCCCGCGACCACGCGCAGCCGCGCCACGCTCGATGCCGAGTGGGAGACCTGCGTGAAGATGGCGCTCATCGCCCGCGACCTCATGGTCGGCAATCCGAAACTCGCCGAGGCCGGCTTCGGCGAGGAAGCCCAGGGCCACTACGCGCTCGCCGGCGGCTTCCAGGGCCAGCGCCAGTGGACCGACCATTTCCCGAACGGCGACTTCCTCGAGGCCATCCTCACGAGCTCGTTCGACTGGAACGGCAAACGCGCGCCCTACATGGTCGCCACCGAGAACGACGCCCTCAACGCCGCGTCCATGCTCTTCGGCCACCTCCTCACGAACACCGCGCAAATCTTCGCCGACGTGCGCACCTACTGGAGCCCCGACGCCGTGCAGCGCGTCACCGGCCACGCGCTCACCGGCGCGGCCGCGGGCGGCTTCCTCCACCTCATCAACTCCGGCCCCGCCGCGCTCGACGGCACCGGCCAGCAGTCGCTCGACGGGCAGCCCGCGATGAAGCCCTTCTGGGAAATCTCCGACGACGAGGTGCAAAAATGCCTCGGCGCGACGACGTGGCACCCGTCCATCACCGAATACTTCCCCGGCGGCGGCTGGTCCACGCGCTACCGCACCCGCGGCGGCATGCCGACGACCATTTGCCGGCTCAACCTCGTCAAGGGCCTCGGGCCCGCCCTGCAAATCGCGGAAGGCGAGACCGTCGAGCTGCCCGAGGAGGTCCACGCCGCGCTCGACGAGCGCACGAATCCCACGTGGCCGACCACGTGGTTCGTCCCGCGCACGACCGGCCAGGGCGCGTTCCGCGACGTCTATTCCGTGATGAACGCCTGGGGCGCGAACCACTGCTCGCTCAGCTACGGCCACATCGGCGCGGACCTCATCGCCCTCGCCTCGATGCTCCGCATCCCGGTCTACATGCACAACGTCCCCGGCGAGCAGGTCTTCCGCCCCGCCGCGTGGAACGCCTTCGGCACCGCCGAGCCCGAGTCCGCCGACTTCCGCGCCTGCGCGAACTTCGGCCCGCTCTACGGCCGCGCGTAA
- a CDS encoding RbsD/FucU family protein, with protein MLKTGILNPQINSLLSRVRHTNMLVISDRGFPFWPQIETVDISLVDDVPTVLQTLEAVRRNFVVGQAYMAEEFLAHNSDTVRSAFATAFAGIPVTHEPHEAVFKKRVPAAIGLIRTGDTTPYANMILVSA; from the coding sequence ATGCTCAAAACCGGCATCCTCAATCCCCAGATCAACTCCCTCCTCAGCCGCGTTCGCCACACGAACATGCTCGTCATCTCCGATCGCGGTTTTCCCTTCTGGCCGCAGATCGAAACCGTGGACATCTCGCTCGTAGACGACGTCCCCACCGTGCTGCAAACGCTGGAAGCCGTCCGCCGGAACTTCGTCGTCGGCCAGGCCTACATGGCCGAGGAATTCCTCGCGCACAATTCCGACACCGTAAGATCCGCCTTTGCCACCGCGTTCGCCGGCATCCCCGTCACGCACGAGCCGCACGAGGCCGTCTTCAAGAAGCGCGTGCCCGCAGCCATCGGTCTCATCCGCACCGGCGACACCACGCCCTACGCGAACATGATCCTCGTCTCCGCCTGA